One region of Populus trichocarpa isolate Nisqually-1 chromosome 4, P.trichocarpa_v4.1, whole genome shotgun sequence genomic DNA includes:
- the LOC18098207 gene encoding uncharacterized protein LOC18098207, with protein MKSGDDLEGMLSDYVGGKAKSKLHRIPSARLVTALTCLQFAFAIYATFLLYYMSPTIDLRAKPDFTWATRIAQQWKQFIIPPHVLGRYQEAASLVRAEIQPINPSQVCEHEKIDFQQKKSNDSQMIKLKRELYDEVLDFQSKSIGTETLSELMAMNSKWDLRGPSKAKVTVILNHFKRKTLCAQLDSLLHQTLPFHHVWVLSFGSPNELSLKRIVDSYNDSRISFVTSSYDFKYYGRFQMALQTEADLLYIVDDDMIPGRKMLQILSHVAGTEKYKNSVLGSIGRILPFRQKDFTFPSYRKFRSKEAGLYLPDPAYDITVNKIMQVDFLSSSWFLSAELVKTLFVEAPMTFKTGEDLHLSYQLQKYRNAGSFVLPVDPNDKETWGDSEHRLAYVSETTVIFKDIVQVRDDQWWKALSAGYVTQWAAMHPQKIDALFYAHSVDEVKALAPLLERFRSTAGKKAYIAISGGSFCPCEDAATALNWPKVVCEERRFRIFDLAVGAQSDISDSEVPVMQAVYSSMKGLIKIHNPSVVITVNDIDPNVKKALKMATETNVNGTTMVLLPRPSISKVLWMADLRSTALPNWNKMRISVNIITQNRAPSLTRLLESLSNAYYLGDEIPISFNMDSKVDEETIRLVNSFDWPHGPKTLRRRIIHGGLIRAVSESWYPSSDDDYGLLLEDDIEVSPFYYLWMKYALLAYHYDPQVSLPELSSISLYTPRLVEVVKERPKWNATEFFKGIHPNTPYLHQLPCSWGAMFFPKQWREFYVYMNMRFTEDAKANPVQIPKSRTNGWQASWKKFLIDMMYLRGYVSLYPNFPNQASFSTNHMEPGAHISAKDNVVKHDKTDFEVPLLKEDFTFLLPEGKLPPASKLPSLNLFNQPVSLKGLKAAGAKLGQDVLRCDNATEIVSVDHETGLPTQCSKF; from the exons ATGAAAAGTGGGGATGACTTGGAAGGGATGCTTAGTGATTATGTTGGAGGGAAGGCCAAGTCCAAGTTACATAGGATTCCCTCAGCTAGGCTTGTTACAGCTCTTACTTGTCTCCAATTTGCTTTTGCAATTTATGCAACTTTCTTACTATACTACATGAGCCCTACAATAGATTTAAGAGCCAAACCAGACTTTACCTGGGCTACCAGAATCGCACAGCAATGGAAGCAATTTATTATCCCACCCCACGTTCTTGGTCGATACCAAGAAGCTGCTTCTCTTGTCAGAGCAGAGATCCAACCAATCAATCCATCACAAGTTTGCGAGCATGAAAAGATTGATTTCCAGCAGAAGAAGTCAAATGATTCTCAAATGATTAAGTTGAAGAGAGAGCTGTATGATGAGGTATTGGATTTTCAAAGTAAGTCCATTGGCACAGAAACACTGTCTGAGCTAATGGCAATGAATTCTAAGTGGGATTTGCGAGGTCCCAGTAAGGCAAAGGTCACAGTGATCTTAAACCATTTCAAGAGAAAGACACTTTGCGCACAGCTTGATTCTCTGCTTCACCAGACACTTCCTTTCCACCATGTTTGGGTACTTTCATTTGGGAGCCCGAATGAGCTCTCACTAAAGCGAATTGTAGACAGCTATAATGATTCAAGAATCAGTTTCGTTACTTCTAGCTACGATTTCAAGTATTATGGAAGGTTCCAAATGGCTTTACAAACCGAAGCCGATCTTCTATATATCGTTGATGATGACATGATTCCAGGCAGGAAAATGCTACAGATATTATCGCACGTAGCAGGGACGGAAAAATACAAGAACTCAGTTTTGGGCAGCATAGGAAGGATTTTGCCTTTTAGGCAAAAGGACTTCACATTCCCTAGCTACAGAAAGTTCCGGTCCAAAGAGGCAGGGCTCTATTTGCCTGATCCTGCTTATGATATAACAGTTAATAAAATTATGCAGGTGGATTTTCTTTCCAGTTCATGGTTTTTATCTGCAGAGCTTGTTAAGACACTATTCGTTGAGGCACCTATGACCTTCAAGACAGGAGAAGATCTGCATCTTAG CTACCAGCTTCAGAAGTACAGGAATGCTggttcatttgtgcttccagtTGATCCAAACGATAAGGAAACATGGGGTGATAGTGAGCACAGGCTTGCTTATGTTTCTGAAACCACTGTAATTTTCAAGGACATTGTTCAAGTCCGAGATGATCAGTGGTGGAAAGCACTGTCTGCTGGTTATGTGACTCAGTGGGCAGCAATGCACCCTCAAAAAATAGATGCACTCTTTTATGCCCACTCGGTCGATGAAGTTAAAGCACTTGCACCACTTCTTGAAAGGTTCAGGTCAACTGCTGGCAAGAAGGCATACATTGCTATCTCTGGAGGCAGTTTTTGCCCTTGTGAAGATGCTGCAACTGCTCTTAATTGGCCTAAAGTGGTTTGCGAAGAGAGAAGATTCAGGATATTTGATTTGGCGGTTGGGGCACAGTCAGATATATCAGACTCGGAAGTGCCAGTGATGCAGGCAGTGTACTCGAGTATGAAAGGATTGATCAAAATTCACAATCCCAGTGTGGTGATCACAGTGAATGACATTGATCCTAATGTGAAGAAAGCCTTGAAAATGGCGACAGAGACTAATGTTAATGGCACAACGATGGTTCTTCTTCCAAGGCCCTCTATATCAAAGGTTCTTTGGATGGCTGATCTAAGATCAACTGCTTTGCCAA ACTGGAATAAAATGCGGATTTCTGTCAACATAATCACCCAAAACCGTGCCCCTTCCTTAACAAGACTTCTTGAATCTCTCAGCAATGCTTATTATTTGGGGGATGAAATCCCCATCAGCTTCAACATGGACAGTAAAGTTGATGAGGAAACTATAAGATTGGTGAACTCATTCGATTGGCCTCATGGTCCTAAGACCCTCAGAAGAAGAATCATCCATGGAGGCCTAATTCGAGCAGTCAGTGAAAGTTGGTACCCTTCTTCTGATGATGATTATGGCCTCCTACTCGAGGATGATATTGAAGTCTCTCCATTCTACTATCTGTGGATGAAATATGCTCTTCTGGCCTACCACTATGATCCTCAAGTGTCACTGCCTGAGCTCTCCTCCATCTCGCTTTACACACCTAGATTGGTGGAGGTGGTGAAAGAAAGGCCTAAATGGAATGCAACTGAGTTCTTCAAGGGGATCCATCCTAACACACCTTATCTCCACCAACTACCTTGCAGTTGGGGTGCAATGTTCTTCCCTAAACAATGGAGAGAATTCTATGTTTACATGAACATGAGGTTCACTGAAGACGCCAAGGCAAACCCAGTTCAGATTCCAAAGTCAAGAACAAATGGATGGCAAGCTTCATGGAAGAAGTTCCTCATTGACATGATGTACCTCAGAGGATATGTTAGTCTCTATCCCAACTTTCCAAACCAGGCAAGCTTTTCAACTAATCACATGGAACCAGGGGCTCACATTAGTGCAAAGGACAACGTTGTTAAGCATGACAAGACAGATTTTGAGGTGCCTCTATTGAAGGAAGATTTTACTTTCCTTTTGCCTGAAGGAAAGTTGCCTCCAGCATCCAAATTGCCATCACTTAACTTGTTCAACCAGCCTGTTTCGCTTAAGGGTCTAAAAGCAGCTGGAGCTAAGTTGGGTCAAGACGTACTCAGATGCGACAATGCCACAGAAATTGTGAGTGTGGATCATGAAACAGGTCTGCCTACGCAATGCTCAAAATTCTGA
- the LOC18098208 gene encoding 12-oxophytodienoate reductase 3 isoform X4 produces the protein MAEKGTSLFSPYKMGKFSLSHRFPHVPGIYSDAQVEAWKKVVNAVHAKGSIIFCQLWHVGRASHQVYQPGGAAAISSTNKAISNRWRILMPDGTYSTCSAPRALETSEILEVVEHYSQAALNAIRAGFDGVEIHGGYGYLIDQFLKDGINNRIDEYGGSMENRCRFLMQVIQAVVSAVGAERVAFRTSPAIDHNDATDSDPLNLGLSVIERINKLQLQVGSKLTYLHVQRELGRPGTEDVVAQTTRTWRRAYQGTFICSGGFTRELGTQAVAEGDADLVSYGRDFISNPDLVLRLKLNAPLNKYIRETFYTHDPIVGYTDYPFLSKASG, from the exons GTTTCCCCATGTGCCTGGAATTTACTCAGATGCTCAAGTGGAGGCATGGAAGAAGGTAGTGAATGCGGTTCATGCCAAAGGGAGCATCATATTCTGTCAACTGTGGCACGTTGGCCGTGCATCTCATCAAG TTTATCAACCTGGTGGGGCTGCAGCaatttcatcaacaaacaaGGCCATCTCAAACAGGTGGAGAATTCTCATGCCAGATGGGACCTATAGCACATGCTCAGCACCTCGAGCCTTGGAAACCTCTGAAATACTGGAGGTGGTGGAGCATTATAGCCAGGCAGCCTTGAATGCCATTCGAGCGG GTTTTGATGGGGTTGAGATCCATGGGGGTTATGGTTACCTTATTGATCAATTCTTAAAAGATGGGATCAATAACAGAATAGATGAGTATGGTGGATCAATGGAAAACCGTTGCAGATTCTTAATGCAGGTGATTCAGGCAGTAGTCTCAGCTGTCGGCGCAGAACGAGTAGCTTTTCGAACGTCCCCTGCAATCGATCACAATGATGCCACAGACTCTGATCCACTCAACTTAGGCCTTTCAGTGATTGAGAGAATTAACAAACTCCAGCTACAGGTGGGCTCAAAACTCACCTACCTCCACGTCCAAAGAGAGTTAGGCAGACCTGGCACCGAAGATGTGGTGGCGCAAACGACCAGGACTTGGAGGAGGGCATATCAGGGTACCTTCATATGCAGTGGTGGGTTCACTAGGGAGCTGGGAACACAAGCTGTAGCTGAAGGTGACGCAGATTTGGTATCCTACGGTAGAGATTTTATCTCAAACCCAGACTTGGTTTTGAGATTGAAGCTTAATGCACCCCTGAATAAGTATATCAGGGAGACTTTCTACACCCACGATCCCATTGTTGGGTACACAGATTACCCTTTCCTGAGCAAAGCTAGTGGATGA
- the LOC18098208 gene encoding 12-oxophytodienoate reductase 3 isoform X3: protein MAEEGISLFSPYKMGKFSLSHRFPHVPGIYSDAQVEAWKKVVNAVHAKGSIIFCQLWHVGRASHQVYQPGGAAAISSTNKAISNRWRILMPDGTYSTCSAPRALETSEILEVVEHYSQAALNAIRAGFDGVEIHGGYGYLIDQFLKDGINNRIDEYGGSMENRCRFLMQVIQAVVSAVGAERVAFRTSPAIDHNDATDSDPLNLGLSVIERINKLQLQVGSKLTYLHVQRELGRPGTEDVVAQTTRTWRRAYQGTFICSGGFTRELGTQAVAEGDADLVSYGRDFISNPDLVLRLKLNAPLNKYIRETFYTHDPIVGYTDYPFLSKASG from the exons GTTTCCCCATGTGCCTGGAATTTACTCAGATGCTCAAGTGGAGGCATGGAAGAAGGTAGTGAATGCGGTTCATGCCAAAGGGAGCATCATATTCTGTCAACTGTGGCACGTTGGCCGTGCATCTCATCAAG TTTATCAACCTGGTGGGGCTGCAGCaatttcatcaacaaacaaGGCCATCTCAAACAGGTGGAGAATTCTCATGCCAGATGGGACCTATAGCACATGCTCAGCACCTCGAGCCTTGGAAACCTCTGAAATACTGGAGGTGGTGGAGCATTATAGCCAGGCAGCCTTGAATGCCATTCGAGCGG GTTTTGATGGGGTTGAGATCCATGGGGGTTATGGTTACCTTATTGATCAATTCTTAAAAGATGGGATCAATAACAGAATAGATGAGTATGGTGGATCAATGGAAAACCGTTGCAGATTCTTAATGCAGGTGATTCAGGCAGTAGTCTCAGCTGTCGGCGCAGAACGAGTAGCTTTTCGAACGTCCCCTGCAATCGATCACAATGATGCCACAGACTCTGATCCACTCAACTTAGGCCTTTCAGTGATTGAGAGAATTAACAAACTCCAGCTACAGGTGGGCTCAAAACTCACCTACCTCCACGTCCAAAGAGAGTTAGGCAGACCTGGCACCGAAGATGTGGTGGCGCAAACGACCAGGACTTGGAGGAGGGCATATCAGGGTACCTTCATATGCAGTGGTGGGTTCACTAGGGAGCTGGGAACACAAGCTGTAGCTGAAGGTGACGCAGATTTGGTATCCTACGGTAGAGATTTTATCTCAAACCCAGACTTGGTTTTGAGATTGAAGCTTAATGCACCCCTGAATAAGTATATCAGGGAGACTTTCTACACCCACGATCCCATTGTTGGGTACACAGATTACCCTTTCCTGAGCAAAGCTAGTGGATGA